Proteins found in one Xenopus laevis strain J_2021 chromosome 1L, Xenopus_laevis_v10.1, whole genome shotgun sequence genomic segment:
- the LOC108697349 gene encoding disintegrin and metalloproteinase domain-containing protein 28 — MCWSAILSLPRGIRSLTMKYNREQDLHYLYLLNSFNTMMGIFSGVWLIGIFIQMWPGAQAVPCRMSRRQFPTPYTISTLHWIKGEPEASRGRAHQANTERRIQFSITMKGKNHILTLHKAHDLLAGNFSASHYEADGRLVTESLGPLEQCCYTGSVEGIPDSLVSLCTCPTVSGYITMRDGIYSFDALRPAETAGHTPIKLHYHPKKSFMGATPRRPFRSLQDSGSEKGGRETYKIELFLVADKEEFHRHEEKVETTRQHLIAVAHHLNQIFLEINFQIFLVGIEIWTQENKVNISDTASLSLRHFLEWREQVLLPRMHHDNIQLISGVRFKDHTIGEAFVAKMCTASHSGGVIRDTGLSSKELAKHVAHEIGHNLGMSHDTENCYCPEGAGMCLLSNRSWSHIHPVFSECSHHFLDRFLEEKDITCLKDRPHTYIEESPPGADQHMILETVGKVSIFLCSLIVLPSFLIIWRRVSCKKPQAV; from the exons ATGTGTTGGTCAGCGATTCTCTCATTGCCCAGAGGAATCAGGAGTCTCACAATGAAATACAACAGGGAGCAGGACTTGCATTACTTGTATTTACTTAATA GTTTCAATACAATGATGGGCATCTTCTCAGGAGTGTGGCTTATTGGTATCTTCATACAGATGTGGCCCGGAGCCCAAG CTGTGCCCTGCAGAATGTCACGGAGACAGTTCCCAACTCCATATACCATCTCCACCCTACACTGGATCAAGGGGGAGCCAGAAGCATCACGTGGAAGGGCTCACCAG GCAAATACTGAAAGGAGGATTCAGTTCTCCATTACAATGAAAGGGAAAAATCACATTCTCACACTTCATAAGGCACA tGATTTGCTGGCAGGAAATTTTTCAGCATCCCATTATGAAGCAGATGGACGACTAGTGACAGAGTCACTGGGGCCCCTG GAGCAATGCTGCTATACGGGCTCCGTGGAAGGAATCCCAGACTCCCTGGTCTCCCTGTGTACCTGTCCCACTGTCAG TGGGTACATCACCATGAGAGACGGAATTTACAGCTTTGATGCCCTGAGACCAGCTGAGACTGCCGGACACACACCCATAAAGCTGCACTATCACCCTAAAAAGTCATTTATGGGTGCGACACCCAGGCGCCCCTTCCGTTCCCTCCAGGATTCCGGCTCAGAGAAG GGCGGCAGAGAGACGTACAAGATTGAGCTCTTTTTGGTGGCAGATAAAGAAGAG TTCCACAGGCATGAAGAGAAGGTGGAGACAACGAGGCAGCATCTCATAGCTGTAGCCCACCATCTCAATCAG ATCTTTTTGGAAATAAACTTCCAGATCTTTCTCGTGGGGATTGAGATTTGGACTCAAGAGAATAAAGTGAATATTTCTGACACGGCGTCGTTATCTCTCCGGCATTTCTTGGAGTGGCGGGAGCAGGTTCTTCTGCCCCGGATGCACCACGACAACATTCAGCTTATAAG CGGGGTTCGCTTCAAGGACCACACCATCGGGGAAGCCTTTGTGGCCAAAATGTGCACAGCGTCCCATAGTGGTGGGGTCATCCGG GACACAGGGCTCAGCTCCAAAGAGTTGGCCAAGCACGTTGCACACGAGATAGGACACAATCTGGGCATGAGTCACGATACGGAAAATTGCTATTGTCCAGAGGGCGCGGGGATGTGCCTCCTTTCAAATCGGAGTTG GTCCCATATTCATCCAGTGTTTAGCGAATGCAGCCACCACTTCCTCGATCGGTTCCTCGAGGAGAAGGACATCACCTGCTTAAAGGACCGGCCCCACACATACATC GAGGAATCTCCCCCGGGGGCTGATCAGCACATGATTCTTGAAACTG TTGGAAAAGTCTCCATTTTCCTTTGTTCTCTGATTGTCCTGCCATCCTTCCTGATCATCTGGAGAAGAGTGTCCTGCAAAAAACCACAGGCTGTGTAA